From Nomascus leucogenys isolate Asia chromosome 15, Asia_NLE_v1, whole genome shotgun sequence, a single genomic window includes:
- the NLRP10 gene encoding NACHT, LRR and PYD domains-containing protein 10 gives MAMAKARNPREALLWALSDLEENDFKKLKFYLRDMTLSEGQPPLARGELGGLIPVDLAELLISKYGEKEAVKVVLKGLKVMNLLELVDQLSHICLHDYREIYREHVCCLEEWQEAGVNGRYNQVLLVAKPSSESPESLACPIPEQELDSVMVEALFDSGEKPSLAPSLVVLQGSAGTGKTTLARKMVLDWATGTLYPGRFDYVFYVSCKEVVLLLESKLEQLLFWCCGDNQAPVTEILRQPERLLFILDGFDELQRPFEEKLKKRGLSPKESLLHLLIRRHTLPTCSLLITTRPLALRNLEPLLKQARHVHILGFSEEERARYFSSYFTDEKQAARAFDIVQKNDILYKACQIPGICWVVCSWLKGQMERGKVVLETPRNSTDIFMAYVSTFLPPDDDGGCSELSRHRVLRSLCSLAAEGIQHQRFLFEEAELRKHNLDGPRLAAFLSSNDYQLGLAIKKFYSFRHISFQDFFHAMSYLVKEDQSRLGKGSRREVQRLLEVKEQERNDEMTLTMQFLLDISKKDSFSNLELKFCFRISPCLAQDLKHFKEQMESMKHNRTWDLEFSLYEAKIKNLVKGIQMNNVSFKIKHSNEKKSQSQNLFSIKSSLSHRPKKEQKCPSVHGQKEGKDNIAGTQKEASTGKGRGTEEADEEHQKILTYKPIKYLKDLYEENDNTLRKEIKEAVNEWEDFPCS, from the exons ATGGCCATGGCCAAGGCCAGAAACCCCCGGGAGGCATTGCTGTGGGCCTTGAGTGACCTTGAGGAGAACGATTTCAAGAAGTTAAAGTTCTACTTACGGGATATGACCCTGTCTGAGGGCCAGCCCCCACTGGCCAGAGGGGAGTTGGGGGGCCTGATTCCAGTGGACCTGGCAGAATTACTGATTTCAAAGTATGGAGAAAAGGAGGCTGTGAAAGTTGTCCTCAAGGGCTTGAAGGTCATGAACCTGTTGGAACTTGTGGACCAGCTCAGCCACATTTGTCTGCATG ATTACAGAGAAATATACCGAGAGCATGTGTGCTGCCTCGAGGAATGGCAGGAAGCAGGAGTCAATGGCAGATACAACCAGGTGCTCCTGGTGGCCAAGCCCAGCTCAGAGAGCCCAGAATCACTTGCCTGCCCCATCCCGGAGCAGGAGCTGGACTCTGTCATGGTGGAGGCTCTATTTGATTCAGGGGAAAAGCCCTCCCTGGCCCCATCCTTAGTTGTGCTACAGGGGTCGGCTGGCACTGGAAAGACAACTCTCGCCAGAAAAATGGTGTTGGACTGGGCCACCGGTACTCTGTACCCAGGCCGGTTTGATTATGTCTTTTATGTAAGCTGCAAAGAAGTGGTCCTGCTGCTGGAGAGCAAACTGGAGCAGCTCCTTTTCTGGTGCTGCGGGGACAATCAAGCCCCTGTCACAGAGATTCTGAGGCAGCCGGAGCGGCTCCTGTTCATCCTGGATGGCTTTGATGAGCTGCAGAGGCCCTTTGAAGAAAAGTTGAAGAAGAGGGGTTTGAGTCCCAAGGAGAGCCTGCTGCACCTTCTAATTAGGAGACATACACTCCCCACATGCTCCCTTCTTATCACCACCCGGCCCCTGGCTTTGAGGAATCTGGAGCCCTTGCTGAAACAAGCACGCCATGTCCATATCctaggcttctctgaggaggagAGGGCCAGGTACTTCAGCTCCTATTTCACGGATGAGAAGCAAGCTGCCCGTGCCTTCGACATTGTACAGAAAAATGACATTCTCTACAAAGCGTGTCAGATTCCAGGCATTTGCTGGGTGGTCTGCTCCTGGCTGAAGGGGCAGATGGAGAGAGGCAAAGTTGTCTTAGAGACACCTAGAAACAGCACTGACATCTTCATGGCTTACGTCTCCACCTTCCTGCCGCCCGATGATGATGGGGGCTGCTCCGAGCTTTCCCGGCACAGGGTCCTGAGGAGTCTGTGCTCCCTAGCTGCTGAAGGGATTCAGCACCAGAGGTTCCTATTTGAAGAAGCTGAGCTAAGGAAACATAATTTAGATGGCCCCAGGCTCGCTGCTTTCCTGAGTAGTAACGACTACCAATTGGGACTTGCCATCAAGAAGTTCTACAGCTTCCGCCACATCAGCTTCCAGGACTTTTTTCATGCCATGTCTTACCTGGTGAAAGAGGACCAAAGCCGGCTGGGGAAAGGGTCCCGCAGAGAAGTGCAAAGGCTGCTGGAGGTAAAGGAGCAGGAAAGGAATGATGAGATGACCCTCACTATGCAGTTTTTATTGGACATATCGAAAAAAGACAGCTTCTCGAACTTGGAGCTCAAGTTCTGCTTCAGGATTTCTCCCTGTTTAGCGCAGGATCTGAAGCATTTTAAAGAACAGATGGAATCTATGAAGCACAACAGGACCTGGGATTTGGAATTCTCCCTATATGAAGCTAAAATAAAGAATCTGGTAAAAGGTATTCAGATGAACAATGTATCATTCAAGATAAAAcattcaaatgaaaagaaatcacagagccagaatttattttctatcaAAAGCAGCTTGAGTCACAGACCTAAGAAGGAGCAAAAATGTCCTTCTGTCCATGGACAGAAGGAGGGCAAAGATAATATAGCAGGAACACAAAAGGAGGCTTCTACTGGAAAAGGCAGAGGGACAGAGGAAGCAGATGAGGAA CACCAAAAAATACTTACATATAAaccaattaaatatttaaaagatctcTATGAGGAAAATGACAACACTCtgaggaaagaaatcaaagaagctGTAAATGAATGGGAAGATttcccatgttcatga